A stretch of the Poseidonibacter antarcticus genome encodes the following:
- a CDS encoding SO_0444 family Cu/Zn efflux transporter, translating into MELILSFFDNFLTLLNAMSIYIIVGLFFAGILKQIIPDDFVSKHLGTTSTSSVVKATLFGIPLPVCSCSVIPLAQGLKKEGASKGAVQSFLISTPITGVDSILATYSLFGFVFTVFRIISSIIIAITVGLIQNLFQKNHDKKQEEEKVSCCSSSSCSSTNVKKKFSFINVLKYGYGTLFSDMAKALLIGLILGSIFVTFIPKEYTEILFENQFLTYIVVILFSMPLYTCATASLPIAAAFMLQGMSPGAVFIFLTAGPATSAVTMSVVYKMLGKTSLIIYLIVIAVLAFLFGYIYDTFFKELSLLTISINHEEVNIFNTLSSIAMILLIIYHLIKHRFTKEESCCSSSSDCSDTVEKNKFSIKNSDLTLKPKFSNDKVKNNMFRTKE; encoded by the coding sequence ATGGAATTAATATTAAGTTTTTTCGACAATTTTCTTACATTATTAAATGCAATGTCTATTTATATAATAGTAGGTTTATTTTTTGCAGGTATTTTAAAACAGATAATACCTGATGATTTCGTTTCAAAACATTTAGGAACGACTTCAACTAGTTCAGTTGTAAAAGCCACACTATTTGGAATCCCCCTACCTGTTTGTTCTTGTTCTGTTATACCTTTAGCTCAAGGTTTGAAAAAAGAAGGTGCTAGTAAAGGTGCTGTTCAAAGTTTTTTAATCTCTACACCAATTACAGGTGTTGATTCGATATTGGCTACTTATTCGCTTTTTGGTTTTGTATTTACTGTATTTAGAATTATTTCATCAATTATAATAGCTATTACAGTAGGACTTATTCAAAATCTTTTTCAAAAAAATCACGATAAAAAACAAGAAGAAGAAAAAGTTTCTTGTTGTTCTTCTTCATCTTGTAGCTCAACAAATGTAAAAAAGAAATTTTCTTTTATAAATGTTTTAAAATATGGTTATGGAACATTATTTAGTGATATGGCAAAAGCACTTTTGATTGGACTTATCTTAGGTTCAATATTTGTTACATTTATTCCAAAAGAATATACAGAAATCTTATTTGAAAACCAATTTTTAACATATATAGTAGTTATATTATTTTCAATGCCTTTATATACTTGTGCAACAGCATCACTACCAATTGCGGCTGCTTTTATGTTACAAGGTATGTCTCCTGGAGCTGTATTTATATTTTTAACAGCAGGTCCTGCTACTAGTGCTGTTACTATGAGTGTTGTTTATAAAATGTTAGGTAAAACATCATTGATTATATATTTAATTGTTATTGCTGTATTAGCGTTTTTATTTGGTTATATTTATGATACATTTTTTAAAGAACTTAGTTTATTAACAATTTCTATAAATCACGAAGAAGTAAATATTTTTAATACTTTATCATCAATTGCAATGATATTATTAATAATCTATCACTTAATAAAACATAGATTTACAAAAGAAGAAAGTTGTTGTTCATCAAGCAGTGATTGTTCAGATACAGTAGAAAAAAATAAATTTTCTATAAAAAATAGTGATTTAACATTAAAACCTAAGTTTAGCAATGATAAAGTAAAGAATAATATGTTTAGAACAAAGGAATAA
- a CDS encoding ArsR/SmtB family transcription factor — protein MKNDTTCLRISVDKDKIQRERNQLISKQAIFSKKEKFFSLLGSEVRLKIIYLLLNNEKLCVCDISDMLEMNQSPVSQHLRKLKDAQILISKREGLMINYYISSKYKEDLLSLF, from the coding sequence TTGAAGAATGATACAACTTGTCTAAGAATTAGTGTTGACAAAGATAAAATTCAACGTGAAAGAAATCAATTAATTTCAAAACAAGCTATATTTTCAAAAAAAGAAAAATTCTTTTCATTATTAGGAAGTGAAGTTAGATTAAAAATAATCTATCTTCTTCTTAACAATGAAAAGCTTTGTGTATGTGATATAAGTGATATGCTAGAAATGAACCAATCGCCTGTATCTCAACATTTAAGAAAACTAAAAGATGCTCAAATACTTATCTCAAAAAGAGAAGGTTTGATGATAAATTATTATATTAGTTCTAAATATAAAGAAGATTTACTTTCACTATTTTAA
- a CDS encoding TetR/AcrR family transcriptional regulator: protein MARPTKYDLEKALDNAMELFWQKGYDSVSMADLVEFTGLSRSSMYSLFKDKEGLFKKSLENYNTKKAGKFLDVLKSAKGKKSIENLFDFMKFNENFRGCLFTNCMVEKDFKDSDIFDIPKNYFTQLQAQLEKKLIEASLANEFNGDVKTMTLILINMIYGFNLHGKCNQSEDDSNLMFEYILSLIK from the coding sequence ATGGCAAGACCTACTAAGTATGATTTAGAAAAAGCACTTGATAATGCAATGGAATTATTTTGGCAAAAAGGATACGATAGCGTATCTATGGCTGATTTAGTTGAATTTACAGGTTTAAGTCGTAGTAGTATGTATTCTTTATTTAAAGATAAAGAAGGTTTGTTTAAAAAATCTCTTGAAAATTATAATACTAAAAAAGCTGGGAAATTTCTGGATGTTTTAAAAAGTGCAAAAGGGAAAAAAAGTATTGAAAATCTATTTGATTTTATGAAATTTAATGAAAATTTTAGAGGATGTCTTTTTACAAATTGTATGGTAGAAAAAGATTTTAAAGATTCTGATATTTTTGATATACCAAAAAACTATTTTACACAACTTCAAGCTCAATTAGAAAAGAAACTTATAGAAGCTTCTTTGGCTAATGAGTTTAACGGTGATGTAAAAACAATGACTTTGATTCTTATTAATATGATTTATGGTTTTAATCTACATGGAAAATGTAATCAATCAGAAGATGATAGTAATCTAATGTTTGAATATATTTTGAGTTTGATTAAATAA
- a CDS encoding allophanate hydrolase-related protein: MNENEILVGVCGAHMSDLPLNWQLADLNANFVRKTKTKKGYRLFVLENKDPIRPGMIYDSSCDFQIEVEIWSMPIENFGRFMKQIQSPLGIGTVYLEDESSVYGFLCESDYLKEAKEISGLLSWRTFLSQ; this comes from the coding sequence ATGAATGAAAATGAAATCTTAGTAGGAGTTTGTGGAGCACATATGAGTGATTTGCCTTTAAATTGGCAACTTGCTGACTTAAATGCAAATTTTGTTAGAAAAACAAAAACAAAAAAAGGATATAGATTATTTGTTTTAGAAAATAAAGACCCAATTCGTCCTGGAATGATTTATGATAGTTCGTGTGATTTCCAAATTGAAGTTGAAATATGGTCAATGCCTATTGAAAATTTTGGAAGGTTTATGAAACAAATACAATCACCTTTGGGTATTGGAACGGTTTACTTAGAAGATGAAAGTAGTGTATATGGGTTTTTATGTGAGAGCGATTATTTAAAAGAGGCAAAAGAGATAAGTGGGCTTTTAAGCTGGAGAACATTTTTAAGTCAATAA
- the atzF gene encoding allophanate hydrolase, which yields MNLNINILRKKYIDKIISIEDVLTSIKKKIKETKDHNIWIYTLSDKDLEPYIKNLENQDPKDLPLYGIPFAIKDNIDLINIPTTAACKEYEYIAKESAYVVNELIKAGAIPIGKTNLDQFATGLVGTRSPYGECKNSINPEYISGGSSSGSAVSVALEMASFSLGTDTAGSGRVPAAFNNLIGLKATKGVISTSGVVPACRSLDCVTIFTKTLEEVQAVFKVANSYDEKDIYSRKYISSCEEARNDFTFAIPKKEDLKFFGDKEAQKLFYEAVEKFESLGGKSVEIDYEPFNESANLLYSGPWVTERFIAIKDAITKTPEIINETVRAIISGGDKIDAINYFESEYTLKKNRKIMDKIFAKYDFMLTPTTGTIYKIKEVNADPIALNTNLGYYTNFMNLLDLSAIAVPAGFRKNGLPFGVTIVADNFEEEKLISYSSKYLGV from the coding sequence ATGAATTTAAATATTAATATTTTAAGAAAAAAGTATATAGATAAGATTATAAGTATTGAAGATGTTTTAACATCAATTAAAAAGAAAATAAAAGAAACAAAAGACCATAATATTTGGATATATACTTTAAGTGATAAAGATTTGGAGCCTTATATTAAGAATTTAGAAAATCAAGATCCTAAAGACTTACCTCTATATGGTATTCCTTTTGCAATTAAAGATAATATTGACTTAATAAATATTCCAACAACAGCTGCGTGTAAAGAGTATGAATATATTGCAAAAGAATCTGCTTATGTAGTAAATGAACTTATAAAAGCAGGTGCTATTCCTATTGGAAAAACAAACCTAGACCAATTTGCTACAGGACTTGTAGGAACAAGAAGTCCTTATGGTGAATGTAAAAACTCAATAAACCCTGAATACATTTCAGGAGGTTCAAGCTCAGGAAGTGCAGTTAGTGTCGCTCTTGAAATGGCAAGCTTTTCACTAGGAACTGATACAGCAGGTTCAGGAAGAGTTCCTGCTGCTTTTAATAATCTTATTGGACTAAAAGCTACAAAAGGTGTGATTAGTACAAGTGGTGTTGTTCCTGCTTGTAGAAGTTTAGATTGTGTAACAATATTTACAAAAACTTTAGAAGAAGTGCAAGCAGTTTTTAAAGTAGCAAATTCTTATGATGAAAAAGATATTTATAGTAGAAAGTATATATCTTCTTGTGAAGAAGCAAGAAATGATTTTACATTTGCAATTCCTAAAAAAGAAGATTTGAAATTTTTTGGAGATAAAGAAGCCCAAAAACTTTTCTACGAAGCAGTGGAAAAATTTGAATCTCTTGGTGGGAAAAGTGTAGAAATTGATTATGAACCTTTTAATGAAAGTGCAAATCTACTTTATAGTGGGCCTTGGGTAACTGAACGATTTATTGCTATAAAAGATGCTATTACTAAAACTCCTGAGATTATAAATGAAACTGTAAGAGCTATTATAAGTGGTGGGGATAAAATTGATGCAATTAATTATTTTGAATCAGAATATACTCTAAAGAAAAATAGAAAAATTATGGATAAGATATTTGCAAAATATGATTTTATGCTTACACCAACAACTGGAACTATTTATAAAATAAAAGAAGTAAATGCAGACCCAATAGCCTTAAATACTAATCTTGGATATTACACAAATTTTATGAATCTACTTGATTTATCAGCTATTGCAGTACCTGCTGGATTTAGAAAAAATGGACTTCCTTTTGGGGTGACTATTGTTGCAGATAATTTTGAAGAAGAGAAGTTAATATCTTATTCTTCTAAATATTTAGGAGTTTAA
- the uca gene encoding urea carboxylase, with the protein MFKRVLIANRAEIANRIIKTLKKMNIESVTIYSQADKNASFVMNSDISVSLDGITLDETYLDYKKIIKICKEYNVDAIHPGYGFLSENVNFVQACEDNGIVFIGPNSKHIEEFGLKHTARQIAKDNDVPLLEGSELLSSIEEAKITAKEITYPVMLKSTAGGGGIGMKLCFSEKELVDAYEGVIKLAGANFSNSGVFLEKYIQTARHIEVQIFGDGLGNIKTLGERDCSIQRRNQKVIEETPAPNISDALREQLFEASYKLAKAVDYKSAGTVEYIYDTKTNNFYFLEVNTRLQVEHGITEEVCGVDLVEWMIKIAYGDNKELLNYKHNPKGHAIEVRVYAEDGGKNFQPSTGTITKVQLPSNTRCDTWIEDGCEVSPFYDPLLLKLITVSPTREENVLKLQKALDESRIYGLESNLLYLSAIVQEEFFTQARFYTKVLDTLEYNPYKVDILKSGTLTTIQDYPSRQGLWNVGIPPSGAIDNLTPRLLNKLLNNKEDASFIEMTFIGASYKFRQDSIIAIGGANMNAKLNGVEIQSYQAIKVKLGDTLEFKKVIGNGNRTYFAIQGGFDTAKYLGSASTFTLGKFGGHGGRALKAGDVLSFYPSKEEQDFKVPYDIPSLTNEYEIGVVYGPHGSPDFFTDEDIEAFFEASWEVHFNSSRTGVRLIGPAPKWARNDGGEAGLHPSNIHDNAYAFGTIDFTGDQPVILGPDGPSLGGFVCPATIISCEIYKIGQLKAGDKIKFKAVSLENADLMTKACEKAIEENTALPKLSDFTNKLDVQKATPIIDTFKYDELDIDITIRAAGNEFILIEAGELKLDIELRFFIHALMSSIEDKDLKGIIDLTPGIRSLQIHFNTSVVSRDTILNLVKQSVDSLEDIENLEVDSRTVWLPLSWNDPSIQKAIDKYKKGVRPNAPWCPSNIDFIRRINGLENKDEVKNIVFDADYLVMGLGDVYLGAPVATPLNPSHRVVTTKYNPARTWTAQNSVGIGGAYMCVYGMEGPGGYQLFGRTLQMWNTYRQTKEFKNPWLLRFFDQVKFYPVTTEELEDIREKFLYGKFPLTIEDKSFKLKEYKQFLKENKKESNTFQTKRVQAFEDERLMWKEKGLDSFDTKIEAVEDKDELILNDDEEAIESIMSGNIWKIEVKVGDKVKEGEVLVILESMKMEVEIESEYTGLVSQILYKEGDNIESGDVLVVIKKDNK; encoded by the coding sequence ATGTTTAAAAGAGTTTTAATTGCTAATCGTGCAGAAATAGCAAACAGAATAATAAAAACTTTAAAAAAGATGAACATAGAATCAGTGACAATATATAGTCAAGCAGATAAAAATGCATCTTTTGTAATGAATTCAGATATTTCAGTATCTTTAGATGGGATAACACTTGATGAAACATATCTTGATTATAAAAAAATTATAAAAATTTGTAAAGAATATAATGTAGATGCAATTCATCCAGGATATGGATTCTTAAGTGAAAATGTAAATTTTGTACAGGCTTGTGAAGATAATGGAATTGTATTTATAGGTCCAAACTCAAAACATATTGAAGAGTTTGGATTAAAACATACAGCAAGACAAATTGCAAAAGATAATGATGTACCATTATTAGAAGGAAGTGAATTACTTTCAAGTATTGAAGAAGCAAAAATAACAGCAAAAGAAATTACTTATCCTGTAATGTTAAAAAGTACAGCAGGTGGTGGTGGAATTGGAATGAAGCTTTGCTTCTCTGAGAAAGAATTAGTTGATGCTTATGAAGGTGTTATTAAATTAGCAGGTGCAAACTTTAGTAATAGTGGAGTGTTTTTAGAAAAATATATCCAAACAGCAAGACATATAGAAGTTCAAATATTTGGTGATGGTTTAGGAAATATAAAAACATTGGGTGAGAGAGATTGTTCAATACAGCGAAGAAATCAAAAAGTTATTGAAGAAACACCTGCTCCTAATATTTCAGACGCGCTAAGAGAACAATTATTTGAAGCTTCATATAAACTAGCAAAGGCCGTTGATTATAAAAGTGCAGGAACAGTTGAATATATTTATGATACAAAAACCAATAATTTCTATTTTCTTGAAGTTAATACAAGATTACAAGTTGAACACGGTATTACTGAAGAGGTTTGCGGTGTTGACTTAGTTGAATGGATGATAAAAATAGCTTATGGAGATAATAAAGAGCTATTAAATTATAAACATAATCCAAAAGGTCATGCAATTGAAGTCCGAGTTTATGCAGAAGATGGAGGAAAAAATTTCCAACCAAGTACAGGAACTATTACAAAAGTGCAGTTACCAAGTAATACAAGATGTGATACTTGGATAGAAGATGGATGTGAAGTAAGTCCCTTTTATGATCCACTTTTATTAAAACTAATTACAGTAAGCCCTACAAGAGAAGAAAATGTTTTAAAATTACAAAAAGCATTAGATGAAAGTAGAATATATGGTCTTGAATCAAACTTATTATATTTAAGTGCAATAGTACAAGAAGAGTTTTTTACTCAAGCACGTTTTTATACAAAAGTACTAGATACTCTTGAATACAATCCATATAAAGTAGATATATTAAAATCAGGAACATTAACAACTATTCAAGATTATCCTTCTCGTCAAGGACTTTGGAATGTAGGTATTCCACCATCAGGAGCTATTGATAACTTAACACCACGACTTCTAAATAAACTTTTAAATAATAAAGAAGATGCTTCATTTATAGAAATGACATTTATAGGTGCATCTTATAAATTTAGACAAGATAGTATTATAGCAATTGGTGGAGCTAATATGAATGCTAAACTAAATGGCGTAGAAATACAAAGTTATCAAGCTATAAAGGTAAAACTAGGAGATACTTTAGAATTTAAAAAAGTAATTGGAAATGGTAATAGAACATATTTTGCTATACAAGGTGGTTTTGATACAGCAAAATATTTAGGAAGTGCTTCTACTTTTACATTAGGTAAATTTGGAGGTCATGGAGGACGAGCACTTAAAGCTGGGGATGTTTTAAGTTTCTATCCCTCAAAAGAAGAGCAAGACTTCAAGGTACCTTATGATATTCCAAGTTTAACTAATGAATACGAAATTGGTGTAGTTTATGGACCACATGGAAGTCCAGACTTTTTCACAGATGAAGATATTGAAGCATTTTTTGAAGCTTCTTGGGAAGTACACTTTAATTCAAGTAGAACAGGTGTAAGACTAATTGGACCTGCTCCAAAATGGGCTAGAAATGATGGAGGAGAAGCTGGACTTCATCCTTCAAATATTCATGATAATGCATATGCCTTTGGAACAATAGATTTTACAGGTGATCAGCCTGTAATCTTAGGACCTGATGGTCCAAGTCTTGGAGGATTTGTTTGTCCTGCAACTATTATTTCGTGTGAAATATATAAAATAGGTCAATTAAAAGCAGGAGATAAAATCAAATTTAAAGCAGTAAGCTTAGAAAATGCAGATTTAATGACAAAAGCGTGCGAAAAAGCAATAGAAGAAAATACAGCATTACCAAAACTAAGTGACTTTACAAATAAGCTTGATGTACAAAAAGCAACACCAATTATTGATACTTTTAAATATGATGAATTAGATATTGATATAACTATAAGAGCTGCTGGAAATGAGTTCATTTTAATAGAAGCAGGTGAGTTAAAACTTGATATTGAGCTTAGATTTTTTATTCATGCTTTAATGAGTTCAATTGAAGATAAAGACTTAAAGGGAATTATTGATTTAACACCTGGTATTAGAAGTTTACAAATTCACTTTAATACAAGTGTAGTAAGTAGAGATACTATTTTAAACTTAGTAAAACAAAGCGTAGATTCATTAGAAGATATTGAAAACTTAGAAGTTGATTCAAGAACTGTTTGGCTTCCTCTTTCATGGAATGATCCTTCAATTCAAAAAGCAATAGACAAATATAAAAAAGGTGTACGACCAAATGCACCTTGGTGTCCATCTAATATTGATTTTATCAGAAGAATTAATGGACTTGAGAATAAAGATGAAGTTAAAAACATCGTATTTGATGCAGATTATTTAGTGATGGGACTAGGAGATGTTTATCTAGGAGCACCTGTTGCCACGCCTCTTAATCCATCACATAGAGTAGTAACAACTAAATACAATCCTGCAAGAACATGGACAGCACAAAACTCTGTTGGTATTGGTGGAGCTTATATGTGTGTATATGGAATGGAAGGACCAGGAGGTTATCAACTTTTTGGTAGAACATTACAAATGTGGAATACATATAGACAAACAAAAGAATTTAAAAACCCATGGCTTTTAAGATTTTTTGATCAAGTGAAGTTTTATCCTGTAACAACAGAAGAGTTAGAAGATATTAGAGAAAAGTTTTTATATGGAAAATTTCCTTTAACAATTGAAGATAAATCATTTAAATTAAAAGAGTATAAACAATTTTTAAAAGAAAATAAAAAAGAATCAAATACTTTCCAAACAAAAAGAGTTCAAGCTTTTGAAGATGAAAGATTAATGTGGAAAGAAAAAGGTCTTGATAGTTTTGATACAAAGATAGAAGCAGTTGAAGATAAAGATGAACTTATTTTAAATGATGATGAAGAAGCAATAGAGTCTATTATGTCAGGGAATATCTGGAAAATAGAAGTAAAAGTTGGTGATAAAGTAAAAGAAGGTGAAGTTTTAGTAATTTTAGAATCAATGAAAATGGAAGTAGAAATAGAAAGTGAATATACGGGGCTTGTATCACAAATTCTTTATAAAGAGGGTGATAATATTGAAAGTGGTGATGTTTTAGTTGTAATAAAAAAGGATAATAAATGA
- a CDS encoding urea amidolyase associated protein UAAP2 — protein sequence MSKNIENAVYNEKLLSGLPWSGVVKKGQTFRIVDLEGCQAVDTLFYNNNDYNDRYSPTDTIREQGSIFITTGTKLISSDDNVLMEIVEDTCGNHDTLGGHCSAESNSVRFGLDKRYMHSCRDNYLTLVGELEMSPKDITNNVNFFMNVPVEENGHLAIVDGISKKGDYVEMVALMDTLVLISNCPQLNNPCNGYNPTPIQLIIWDK from the coding sequence ATGTCAAAAAATATTGAAAATGCAGTTTATAACGAAAAACTTTTATCAGGTCTTCCATGGTCAGGTGTTGTAAAAAAAGGTCAAACATTTAGAATAGTTGATTTAGAAGGTTGTCAAGCAGTTGATACACTTTTTTATAATAACAATGATTATAACGATAGATATAGTCCAACAGATACGATAAGAGAACAAGGTAGTATTTTTATTACAACAGGAACTAAACTAATATCTAGTGATGATAATGTTTTAATGGAAATAGTAGAAGATACTTGTGGAAATCACGATACTTTAGGTGGACATTGTAGTGCTGAGAGTAACTCTGTTAGATTTGGTTTAGATAAAAGATATATGCACTCTTGTAGAGATAATTACTTAACATTAGTTGGTGAATTAGAAATGAGTCCTAAAGATATTACAAATAATGTAAACTTTTTTATGAATGTACCTGTTGAAGAAAATGGACATTTAGCAATTGTTGATGGAATATCAAAAAAAGGTGATTATGTTGAAATGGTAGCACTTATGGATACTTTAGTATTAATTTCAAATTGTCCACAACTTAACAATCCTTGTAATGGATATAACCCAACACCAATTCAATTAATTATTTGGGATAAATAA
- a CDS encoding urea amidolyase associated protein UAAP1 gives MKSEKIVLNEILYSSVKWSKRIKRGQTIQLKALDDNASLSAMFYNSSNVAERFNSADTVKVQWNAFLGKKKVLLSEMGRVLFAITGDTTDGLFDILGGISNPRVIKENFEGDATYESCRNGYFKSDRENFLIEIGKYGMGKKDMIPALNLFRKVDVKEGSKLELNPRCAKKGDVIELTAHMDVLLVLSNTPHAMDKGTYNPSDVEITIFDSIDFKDEDYVDFSDEAKRGFQNTNRYFA, from the coding sequence ATGAAAAGTGAAAAAATAGTATTAAATGAAATTTTATATTCAAGTGTAAAATGGTCAAAAAGAATAAAAAGAGGACAAACTATTCAATTAAAAGCATTAGATGATAATGCAAGTTTAAGTGCTATGTTTTATAACTCTTCAAATGTAGCAGAAAGATTTAATAGTGCAGATACAGTAAAAGTACAATGGAATGCCTTTTTAGGAAAGAAAAAAGTTTTACTTTCTGAAATGGGAAGAGTTTTATTTGCAATTACAGGTGATACTACAGATGGTTTATTTGATATCTTAGGTGGAATTAGTAATCCAAGAGTTATAAAAGAAAACTTTGAAGGTGATGCAACTTATGAAAGCTGTAGAAATGGATACTTTAAATCAGATAGAGAAAACTTTTTAATTGAAATTGGTAAATATGGAATGGGTAAAAAAGATATGATTCCAGCTTTAAACCTTTTTAGAAAAGTTGATGTTAAAGAGGGTTCAAAATTAGAATTAAACCCAAGATGTGCAAAAAAAGGTGATGTTATTGAATTAACTGCACATATGGATGTTCTTCTTGTTTTATCAAATACACCCCATGCAATGGATAAAGGTACTTATAACCCAAGTGATGTAGAAATTACTATCTTTGATTCTATAGATTTTAAAGATGAAGATTATGTAGATTTTTCTGATGAAGCCAAAAGAGGCTTTCAAAATACAAATAGATACTTTGCGTAA
- a CDS encoding ABC transporter ATP-binding protein, with product MKLVEAKNIWKIYGEDIILENLNFSMNEGEFCALVGPSGCGKTTFLRMLLGVETPSKGTLKFEGNEYPKEPSDERGIVFQRYSTLSHLNVIDNVIIGLEFKKSKLFGKLFGKAKKEAYEKAYEILKAVGLYSASKKYPHELSGGMKQRLSIAQSLVKEPKLLLLDEPFGALDPGISKDMHDLLLDIHSKLNFGVVMVTHDISEAFKLGTRVLVFDKVKTDKDYPNRYGSTIVNDIDASKKGKK from the coding sequence ATGAAATTAGTAGAAGCTAAAAATATATGGAAAATATATGGTGAAGATATTATTCTAGAAAATTTAAACTTTTCTATGAATGAAGGTGAATTTTGTGCATTAGTAGGACCATCTGGATGTGGTAAAACTACATTTTTAAGAATGTTACTAGGTGTAGAAACTCCCTCAAAAGGTACACTAAAATTTGAAGGAAATGAATATCCAAAAGAACCAAGTGATGAGCGAGGAATTGTTTTTCAACGATATTCAACATTAAGTCACTTAAATGTTATTGATAATGTGATTATTGGTTTAGAGTTTAAAAAATCAAAACTTTTTGGAAAACTTTTTGGAAAAGCAAAAAAAGAAGCTTATGAAAAAGCTTATGAGATTTTAAAAGCAGTTGGTTTATATAGTGCAAGTAAAAAATATCCACACGAATTATCAGGTGGAATGAAACAAAGATTATCAATAGCACAATCACTAGTAAAAGAACCAAAACTATTATTACTAGATGAACCTTTTGGAGCTTTAGATCCAGGTATTAGTAAAGATATGCATGATTTACTTTTAGATATTCATTCTAAATTAAATTTTGGTGTTGTAATGGTAACTCACGATATTAGTGAAGCTTTTAAATTAGGTACTAGAGTACTAGTATTTGACAAGGTTAAAACTGATAAAGATTACCCAAATAGATATGGCTCAACAATCGTAAATGATATTGATGCAAGTAAAAAAGGAAAAAAATAA
- a CDS encoding ABC transporter permease has product MKRLINQVPSKSTNILLGLLPFIIIILVYISASTQRLAENPNDKLLPSIEKSVNTISKMAFEENKRNGKYILLEDTISSLKRLFFGVIISAIIGLVIGVSIGAIPYMTSTLSPLVWLFSLIPTMALLPILFIVFGLGELSKVVLIIIGVSPIITREIYQRVTEIPSEQIIKVQTLGASTWQIIIRVITPQILPRLIDAIRTTLGTAWIFLISAEAIAATEGLGYRIFLVRRYLAMDVILPYVLWITFLAFLIDFILRQFNKKLFPWFGKE; this is encoded by the coding sequence ATGAAAAGATTGATTAATCAAGTTCCATCAAAGTCAACTAATATACTTTTAGGATTATTGCCATTTATAATAATAATCCTAGTTTATATAAGTGCTTCAACACAAAGATTAGCAGAGAATCCGAATGATAAGCTTTTGCCATCAATCGAGAAGAGTGTAAATACAATAAGTAAGATGGCTTTTGAAGAAAATAAGAGAAATGGTAAATATATATTATTAGAAGACACAATATCGAGTTTAAAAAGACTTTTTTTTGGTGTAATTATTAGTGCAATTATTGGCTTGGTTATTGGTGTATCTATAGGTGCAATACCTTATATGACTTCAACATTATCTCCTTTAGTTTGGCTATTTTCTTTAATTCCTACCATGGCTTTGTTACCAATTCTATTTATTGTTTTTGGTTTAGGGGAGCTATCTAAAGTTGTTTTAATTATTATCGGAGTTTCTCCAATTATTACAAGAGAAATTTACCAAAGAGTAACAGAAATACCTAGTGAACAAATTATTAAAGTTCAAACTTTAGGTGCTAGTACTTGGCAGATCATTATAAGAGTAATTACTCCTCAAATATTACCAAGATTAATTGATGCGATAAGAACAACACTAGGAACTGCATGGATATTTTTAATTTCAGCAGAAGCAATTGCGGCAACGGAAGGTTTAGGTTATAGAATATTTTTAGTTAGACGTTATCTAGCAATGGATGTAATTTTACCTTATGTTTTATGGATTACGTTTTTAGCATTTTTAATTGACTTTATTTTAAGACAATTTAATAAAAAACTATTCCCTTGGTTTGGTAAGGAGTAA